TATGGTACTTTACCCAATCCTGATGCGGTGTTGGCAACCTTAACCGAGATAAAACAACGCTTACAAACTACCACATGGAATATAAAAATTGAAAAATAGCTATGAAATTCACCGAAGCACAATTAGAAAAGGCATTTATTGAGTTGCTGCAACAAGAAGGGTACGAGTATCGTTTGGGCAATACTATTGCCAGAGCCACCGATGAAGTATTGATTGAAGAAGATTTAATCAACTATCTTCTGCGTAAATACCAAAGCAATCAACTCACTAAAAACGAAGCCAAATCTATTGTTCTTCAATTAAAAACATTGCCTGACAGCGATTTATACGAAAGTAATAAAACGATTATGCGTTGGCTGAGTGATGGTTTTATCTTGAAACGTGAAGACCGCAATCAAAAAGATATTTACATAGAGCTGATAAGGTAGAGCGGCCAAGGTTGTACTGAACAACAGTGAGTTAGAGAAAATAGAAAAGTATTACCAAGAAGCAGCCGAAGCAGGTGCAAACGAGTATCAAATAGAAAAAAGCAAAGAAGAATCTGCCAAAATGGATGCTATCTTGGGCGAGACTTTATCCTAAAAGTCTCGCCCAGCCATTCCGCTATAAACTTATTTTTCCATAAAAAAATGAGTCCAATCCAATTTTGTGTTTTATATATGAGCTACCTACACTTTTTCTTACTATAGATAATTTGAATTTTTCAAATAAGATGTATCTGTTTCTACGTAAAAAGTGCTAGTACCTATTTCCCATTTGGATAACCCTGTAAATCCATATTCTTCCAATATTAATATTTTTCAACTTTCATCCAATCACCAATAGATAAATAAAGAAGTTTTATTTTGGTCTATAACCCAAAAAATCCGTCTTTTATGTCAATCCAATTGTCGGAATATCAACGATGTTTTTTATTCACACCATTAATTATAACGTGAGTTCGGGATTATAATAAACTCAA
This region of Emticicia oligotrophica DSM 17448 genomic DNA includes:
- a CDS encoding type I restriction endonuclease, whose amino-acid sequence is MKFTEAQLEKAFIELLQQEGYEYRLGNTIARATDEVLIEEDLINYLLRKYQSNQLTKNEAKSIVLQLKTLPDSDLYESNKTIMRWLSDGFILKREDRNQKDIYIELIR